A part of Populus alba chromosome 8, ASM523922v2, whole genome shotgun sequence genomic DNA contains:
- the LOC118056680 gene encoding CBL-interacting serine/threonine-protein kinase 4 produces MEPPPPSTLQTTTSIPTTLLNKYELGRLLGRGSFAKVYAARSLSDKTQLAAIKIIDKTKTDAAMEPRIISEISAMQRLQDHPTILKIHEVMATKTKIYLVMELASGGDLYSKIRKIGKLKESAARRYFQQLVSALHFCHQNGVSHRDIKPHNLLLDGKGNLKISDFGLSALKNGGGDGVFLLQTACGTPAFTAPEVMSRQGYDGAKADAWSCGVILFFLLSAYLPFDDSNLAFLYKRAHKGEYQVPSCISKPVKSIINQLLDPNPNTRMSMEALMKHSWFLKKFELPTQSSVFELDYKKYCKFDQKSAVACITAFDIISLSSGLDLSRLFEVKSRKERRFTSSETVERVTERLREVGGRLGYRVVEGKGGSAIGLGKGRVGVLFEVFEIAEKLLVVEVKMVEGGGVEFEEVHWGELKDELEDVVLQWHNDVM; encoded by the coding sequence ATGGAGCCCCCGCCACCATCAACACTACAAACGACCACCTCGATACCGACCACGCTTCTCAACAAATACGAATTAGGCCGATTACTAGGCCGTGGTAGCTTTGCAAAAGTCTACGCAGCCCGCTCTTTATCCGACAAGACACAGCTGGCAGCGATCAAGATCatagacaaaacaaaaaccGATGCTGCCATGGAACCTCGTATCATCTCCGAGATTTCAGCCATGCAACGCCTGCAAGACCACCCAACCATTCTCAAAATTCACGAAGTTATGgcaacaaaaaccaaaatctaCCTCGTCATGGAACTTGCCTCGGGAGGTGATCTTTACTCTAAGATCCGCAAGATTGGGAAACTCAAAGAATCAGCCGCACGTCGTTACTTTCAACAACTTGTGTCTGCCCTCCACTTCTGCCACCAAAATGGTGTCTCTCACCGCGATATCAAGCCTCATAATTTACTCCTTGACGGTAaaggtaatttaaaaatatctgattttggactCTCGGCTTTGAAGAATGGTGGTGGTGACGGTGTGTTTTTGCTTCAGACTGCTTGTGGGACCCCAGCTTTCACGGCACCGGAAGTAATGTCGCGCCAGGGTTACGACGGAGCTAAAGCGGATGCTTGGTCTTGTGGagtcattttgttctttttattgtcGGCTTATTTGCCATTTGATGACAGTAATCTTGCTTTCTTGTATAAGAGAGCTCATAAAGGAGAATATCAAGTGCCCTCTTGTATATCAAAGCCGGTTAAATCGATTATAAACCAGCTTCTAGACCCAAATCCTAATACAAGAATGAGCATGGAAGCTTTAATGAAGCATTCTTGGTTTTTGAAGAAGTTTGAATTGCCAACTCAAAGTAGTGTGTTCGAGttggattataaaaaatattgtaaatttgatCAAAAGAGTGCCGTTGCTTGCATTACTGCGTTTGATATAATATCTCTATCTTCAGGGTTGGATTTGTCTCGGTTATTTGAGGTTAAGAGTCGGAAAGAGAGAAGATTTACATCAAGCGAAACGGTGGAAAGAGTTACAGAGAGATTGAGAGAGGTTGGAGGGAGATTGGGGTATAGGGTAGTGGAAGGAAAGGGTGGGAGTGCTATTGGGTTGGGGAAAGGGAGGGTGGGAGTGTTGTTTGAGGTGTTCGAAATAGCGGAGAAGCTGTTGGTGGTGGAAGTTAAGATGGTGGAGGGTGGTGGGGTGGAATTTGAGGAGGTTCATTGGGGAGAACTGAAAGATGAGCTTGAGGACGTTGTGCTTCAATGGCATAATGATGTCATGTGA